Part of the Myxocyprinus asiaticus isolate MX2 ecotype Aquarium Trade chromosome 17, UBuf_Myxa_2, whole genome shotgun sequence genome, TATTTCATTTAATAAGGACTAAAAGGAGTTTCTTATCCTCTTGTGCTGAGGTATATAATATTAGAAAAGTATGCAAAATATTAGGGCATCAAACACAAtgatatttttttgcttgtttacgtTTGGCTGTACAACATACGTAAACTAAATACCACAACCCCTCCCACTGTTCTTACCTGTAGATCCTCCAGTTCTTTGACTAGAGACCAGCTGCTGACGAAGCTCTGGTTGAGTAAGGCCAGAACGGGCGAACTCTCGAGAACTGTCTCCCGAAGAGTCCGCCCCGAACCTGTCGTAGAGAGGAGGAAGAGAATGTTCAAGATGTAAATGAGTACTGTTCTTTCAGTTCAGAAGAACATCTAATACAGGgactcactttatattaggtgtctttaacaacTATGTCCTCAAGCATTTGAttcaatatacactcactaagcactttattaggaacactaatgtcctaataaagtgaccgatgtggtcttctgctgttgtagcccatccgcctcaaggttcaactaTTTTAcagggtggttatctgagttaccaaagcctttctgtcagctcgaaccagtctggccattctccgttaatctctctcattaacaagaaatactcaaaccagcccatctggcaccaacaaacatgccacagtcgaaatcactgagaccacatttttttcctcattctgatggttgacaagaacattaactgaagctcctgacccgtatctgcacacaattggctgattagataaatcgcatgCATAAATAGGTgtaaaggtgttcctaataaagtgctcagtagttgtacgtgttgttgcattgcatttacatttaaagttcctgcatttaattacatctgtagttacactgttaaccttacccctatcctaaccctacccctactcctaaacatcAACcaaagtagcagcaaatgtgaatcttgtgagttttgcagaacaacatgtagttacacaataaatacattatattgtatgtattttaatgtaagtacgtagtatttaaagacacctaatataaagtgggacctaaTACAGCTTCAAGAACTGCTAGAACCCACATTTAACACTACTGCAAAATTTCAAGGCATACTACTTTTTCTTTTTGAACTCtgaagggccgttcacaccaaaaccgcttgtgtccatctgcactctttttccattgtttttcattgtaaacatgcactagatcaggggtgtcaaactcagttcctggtgggccgcagccctgcagagtttagttccagccttCCTCCAAAATGCCACCTTGTAATCTTCAGgtatgtttaattagggttggagctaaactctgctggactgtggccctccaggaaccgagtttgacacccttgcactagatggacgttttTGACCACTGTCACATCCAGCTTTTTTTTCAGAATCTCAGGGAGGAGTGGCACATTTTTTAGATGCCACATCAggtaaaaagaacatcaacttttaaaagcatgacACCTGCGATCTGTTACATGTGTTGCGCTTTAGCTAGGTTTTTTTAAGTGCAAGAAcatgttcggtctgaacggcctctTATTATGTTAAAGCAAGCATTTGTGGGTGTCTGACCTCAACAGGACTGGTCATCCAGGGCTCCCCAGAGCAGGATGGAGTGGACCAGCTTCTTCTCTGCAACAGCTCTGCTGAAGGCCTCACTGAAAGGCAGATATGGCACCTTCAAAAAAGAAGAACCACTGAAGAGATTGATggcatcaaaatacatcatctgAACTCACAAACAGATTAACCCCATTACTGACTCAACTTTCCCTCATTTCATGAGGACTGCAGTAAGAGACTAACCTTTTTAAAAGGGTACATTGTGACCTCCAGCCGTCTCGCTGCTTCCTCTCTGCTAACCTCTGCACTCCAGACAATCTCCTCAAACACAAACTGAATGGGCTCTCCACCCTCCCCACGGCTGTCAATTACGTTCCCCTGCTCGTCATAGATTACTGAGGGAGTGGAGGGCCCTGCTGCCCTGAGCTCCATCTGTAAACATACAGCCCATTTGATTCATTTAACATGCTTTACACTTTAGCTTTGACTCATCAGAAAACACTGAACAAACTAGCAAAATGTCAGTGGAAGCATTTTAGTATTATGTATAATCAGTAATCAAAACCCACAAAAAACATGACCTGTATACTTCTCAGCACTAACCTGGGGCAGGTATCCAATATCCACCTCCATGTTACTGCTCTCACTGGCCCCGTACAGCCACTCCATGTCCACATTCAGAGATCtgccatacacaaacacacactcaacaccTACGACAAGGACTCTTGTGCTCttatgtgtgtatttattatttatttaaaattatcatgATGTTATTACAAGTTTTGGGGCTAAATTGCTCAAACTAGAACCACAGTACAAGCACTTAGGAGTTGTAGAGGGATGACAGAGCACTGACTTGTCATTAGGGACGTAGAGGTGAAAGTCTCGCACATGAGAAGCATCTTTAGAGAGGATAATGCGACCAGCAAACTGACCAGGTGTGAACCAGAATGGAAAATCTGGAACATCATTTAGCTGGAACTCAGCATGGATTCTGTAATAAGTAACAAAGAACATCAGACTCAATTAATCATGCCTGGATAGGAGGCTCACAGTTAAAACGCAACCATAAAGTAAGCAGAGAATGACAGCGATAAAATGAGGGAGAAGTTACAATCAGAAATTCTGTGATTTGAGATATATGGTGTATTTTTACTGGGTACAATTATAAGACAATTCCATTAATTCTGAATGATTGCAAACTACATCATTGTTCTAACATGATAGTCACCTACAGTCCCAGTTTCTGTCCTATAACCTATATTCTAGCCCACACTTTTAAACTAACCTATCCTACAGTATGTAACACACAGCTTAACCCTGAAACCCAAAGCCCAACATATCTTTTTTCTCACCTGAAAACGATGTCATAATAAAAGTCACTGATGGCTCGTATACAGGCCACAGCTCCCTGTGGAGCAAAGCGGGATTTCACAAAAGGCCGAGGGTGGAACATACTCAGCAGAGAGTGAATCAGCACCTGCAGAGAGAAAGCATGTTTAAATCATCCACCATGGCATCTCCTATCACCTGTTATAAAATTATATCCAACTAATTAAATCCAAGCAATATGAAATGACAATCACTAAACTGCTTAAAAAAATGATACTGTACTTGAATATGCAATGGCATTATTTTATACTGACTGACAATTCATGAACTCTGCATCTTTCTTCATTGTGGTTAAACTCATACATCTTAACTTCATGAATGCACATAATGGACTCATTTCTAAACTTGTTTTCACTATCACTTGTCAGATTTATTGGTGTATTTGTACCTCTTTGCCCCGTGGTGTGGGAGGATGGTAGCGGTTGTTGGAAAGGTAGCCAGTGAAGATGTTCAGTTCGCTGGGAACGATCCACCATGTGTCGCCCTGGGCAGATTTACTGCTTGGTGGCAGGAAGACCTTGAACTGACTGGCATAAAAGGTGGATGAAGGAACAGCTGTACGTTTCCATGACCGCAGCCCACTAAGAGAGCTGTGTGAAACCTGATGAGACAGAAAATGCACTAATTTACCTAACTGACAAGTTTTGAATACCTTTTAATCTGTCCATGTTTCAGTTTCTACAAAACATCActctatatgtacagtatatcttcaaTCTCAGTTTAACTATTCAAAATATTGGCTACAGTTTATGGACCAGCTTATAAGTAAAGCAAGTGTTTTGAATCAATCAACTCTTAAATTACCCCTAGGAAGCCATCTTTGCTCTTAGTCATGCTTTCCAGCAGTAATGGCTGCATTGTGGCCTGTAGGGTCAGCGTTTCTCCATTTGGATTGTGTGGTGTCTCCTCATCAAATTCTGGGGGAGGTGCCACACCTTCAGGCAACAGAGATAGACATTTGAATTACAGCAATAAAGAATGCTTTGTTTTTAAAACTCATATCTTGTGGCATTTAGTTTTCAACAGTGTTGGAGGCcatccaggttcaataaaagttacgctctatcgatagcatttgtggcttaatgttgatttccacaaaaatttatttcgacttgtcccttcttttcttaaaaaaaaaaaaaagcagaaatctggcttacagtgaggcacttacaatggaagtgaatggggccaatccataaacgttacaatagtcactgtttcaaaagtatagacacaaaatgtaaacaatttgcatgttaacataattttagtgttataaaatcgctaaccttttctgtgtaaagttaaatccaattttataactttgttgacatgacgacataatgctgtaaaccatGTAATCcctcaaaaatgacaaacaaaaaaaaacattgcagctTAAATAACACACATGGtttgttttattagtttttttttatcctcttttctcccaatttggaatgcccaattcccactacttagtaggtcctcatggttgcgtggttactcacctcaatccgggtggcggaggacaagtctcagttgcctccacttctgagacagtcaatccacgcatcttatcatgtggctcgctgtgcatgacaccgcggagactcacagcatgtggaggctcatgctactctccgcgatccacgcgcaacttaccacgcaccccattgagagcgagaaccactaatcacgaccatgaggaggttaccccatgtgactctaacctccctagcaaccgggccaattttgttgcttaggagacttggctggtgtcactcagcacgccctggattcaaacttgcgactccagggttggtagtcaataacacacaagttttaaagtaatattccgggttcaattcaagttaagctcaatcgacagcatttgtggaataatgttgattaccacacaaaaaaattttttactcgtcccttattttctttaaaaaaaataaaaataaaaaaatagaaaacaatcaaggttactgtgaggcatttacaatggaagtgaatggggccaatttttggaggtttttaaggcagaaatgtgaagcttataattttataaaaacacttccattaattcttctattaaaactcatatattaattgaactgtaaagttgtttaaatagtcgttttaacagtcattttagggtttgttgacaatacattgtcatggcaatgaagttgtaaaattggctatacctttacacagaaaaggttagtaagcgattttatcacactaaaatcatgttaacacacattttgtttatgtcttgtggctatacttttgaaataatgagtattttaacatttacagattgacccctttcacttccattgtaagtgcctcactgtaatccaaattttagctttttttaaagaaaaggagggacgagttgatataaatttttgcggtaatcaacattatgccacaaatgcttttaattgagcttaacttttaatgaaccgggaatattcctttaattctgctTCAAAAGGCCATTTCTGTCAGGGTACTGCTAAGAGTATACAGACTAAAAAGATACCTGTGAGTTTTTCTGCAATAGGCTTGAATTCCTCTGAACTGAGATAGAGGTCATGATCCGTATCCAGGGACGAGAAGAAAAAGAGTCCGTCTGCTCCCAGCGCCTTTAATGCTGCTTCCTACAACACACCCAACCCAACAGAAAAGAAACCTCATCAACAACCACACATCTATCACGCTCAGGCTGCCCCAAGGCAACAAGACACAATCATGTCTGAGTCTGTCTATTCTTAACTGAATTCCtgacatacatttaaataaattaaatgtagctAGTGAGGGAGAGCAGGAGAGTCTCTGTTTAATGTAGGAAGTGATTTTGAAGCAACACTGAGATTTGAGAAAGAGGGGGTTGCTGTGGCAATTATCTCACCCTCATGAAGAAGCAGGCTGCTAAAGGCAACAGATGGAACTTTACTGTTCTCGAATACCAACTGAGGACGTGGCAAAAGACAGTAGTGCAAAATtatttaggggccgttcagaccgaacatcGTTCTaacgcaaaaaaaataaataagcctaattaaTAGAAAATAACGCAGaagtctcgagatgcgtttttaaaagttcacGTTTTTTATCTTGACATGGCGTCTAGAAAACGCTACGATCCTGCGCGAGAAGCTAAAAACAGCTAAACGCGGTCTTGTTTACAAAGGAAACATTTGGAAAATATGCGCGGACGgacgcgtttggtgtgaacggcccctaatacTTCAACCATACGAGTCGTACAAGAGCAATGTTCACAATTAAATACACTTATTGTAATATACACAATTATAATGATAACATTGCTTTAATATATGAGCAATAACAATAGTAGCTTTAATATATTTACTGAGAACAAAGACTTATTGGAAATTGACGCAAAATGCTAACATGTCAACTTACATGTCGATTGACCAGCTGAATGTCCTGGTAATACTTAATGCAAAAGCCCATAACTGGAACAGCAGCGATCATGAATAAGGTGAAGAGCGTCAGCTTTAAACGTGAGCGGTCGGGTGTGCCTGATGGAGATGCGCGATCTTCATGCTCATCCTTTGGCTCTCCAGGATTCGTTTTATCCACATCTGCCGCCATCCTCTCTAGTATTCTCTCTATCTGCTCCGTAAATCACTAAATAGCCCACGGTGGGTTTAAACTCTTGTTAATTCACAGTGTAGCCTTAAGTTCGTCTTTAACGCATAGTGACCCGTTACTTTGTGGCGGCGCAGAGACAAAATCCCTGCTGCTTCTTCCGTTAATGGATGTCTGacgctcttaaagggacagtgcaAACATTTATTGCTTTAACTTTCGGCCGCGTCTGTAATGCCCAAAATGCTTTCTGAGCAGGAAGCTGAGGAGGGTTTTAAACAGCTTTCCGCTTGTTATGTCTGACCACAATTACACTGTTCAGAGCCAAATAATTTACTGGCTCTGGGTCTTTTAGGTCTTCATATTCCAGTTGTTTCTATGAAACGGCAcgtatttccaaaaaaaaaaaacagaattgatACATTATTTTCAGTCCAAACAAAGTGAGCGTAGAAATAGGAGgtaaacaatataataaaaaccatatgattaaagggatagttcacccaaaaatgaaaattctctcatcattaactcaccctcatgccatcccagatgtgtatgactttctttcttctgcagaacacaaattaggaattttggaagaatatttcaactctgtaggtccatgcaatgcacgttaatggggtccaaaactttgaagctccaagaagcacataaaggcagcataaaagtaatccatttgacagtggtttaattcatgtcttcttaagtgatctaatcgattttgggtgagaacaatccaaaatataactccttttctctgtacatcttgccattgctgtcCCTAGACATggttatgatttcaagctcaattacacttcctagtgcttgacatatGCGCAGCGCACTAGAtgacgctaggaagtgtaatcgagcttgaaatcatgaatgGCAAGCagacattttgttctgttctcacctaaaaccgactggatcgcttcagaagacattgattaaaccactggagtcttatggattgcttttatgctgcctaaatgatttttcatttttgggtgaactatcccttaaacatttcattttgtgttgttgcTGTGTAGAAAGGAAGTCACCTTCAGTTgagaacatgagggtgaaaaaatgatgaggaatttaaatttttgggcaaactatccctttaaatttgaagCAATAAACAATAAGGGAAAATCATAATatacataaacataaataaactATATAAAGTAATGCTGAACACATAAATActataaacttttatttagaaatCATTTGGGGGGAAATAATCATTGGGATTTAAATTTTATTGCAACTCAATACAGCACATTTAACAATACTGTAATATATACATACTGAACATTGCAATGTTTTCAGTTCCAGATGGTTGCTTGTTTTGAGCAGACTTTATCTTTAACATCTTGTCATAATTTCACACCAGTTAACACATTCACATGTATGAAACTGAAGCCAGCTGTTCCAGGGCTTCTCCAATACATGGAATATACAGTACCAGAAACTGGACTGTAGGAGTTTAAATGAAGATTTAGCATCTCATTCCATCTCCATAAATTAATTTCCGCACTGAAACAGTCCAGACCAAatgtgtttttacaaaaaaaaaaaaaaaaaaagaaaaaaagaagaaagtccACAGAGAGGCCGAACAGAGCCCTACTTTAGTCCATTTCCTCCTCGACCTGCTGTGTGTGAACTTCTACAGTTTTAGGTTGGATGTAGGAGCCCATTCCTGCCGCTCTCTCTGCCTCCGCCTGTGTATACGGCTCTTCCCTTAGCTGCTTCAGCCTGAGATAGAAACAATATGTATTAGGGAGGAAGCCTGGATAACTAGTTATGAAGCATTCAGAAGAAGCATCATTCTAAATGGAATGTAAATGGAAGTGGTCTCGTCCCACCAGGTTCAGTGAAGCAGGCAGAAAAAAACAACCCAAGCATAACTTTATTCCACTTATGAGGATAATTATATCTGTATAAAAGATCTAAAGATTTAACATTAACGTTATTAGCAGGTATCTGTAGATAAATCCAGATTTGACCAAACAAAATGAGAATGGAACACGTTATCATATATCTTACCGTCTTTTATGGACTTTGGTCTTGAAATGCTCCTTCAGGGATCTCAAATCCACAAAGTATCTCCtgcagagagagaagaaaaaaaaaacatccggtaaaaaaaaagtttcaaactATAATATGAGCTCAGTGCATATGGGGGGTGGTGCGATGTAACTTACGCGCAGTGGAGGCAGTAATTCTGGGCACAGCCTGTGACATCATAATCTACATCTTGCTTTAGCAACTTGGCAGCATTTTCTGGGATCATGTCTGCATGAATCTGGTCAAGGTCCTTCGTCCTGCGTTTAGTCTTCCAAGTCTTTGCAATATTCTTCTTCTTGCCATTATTGTGGTTTCCTATCTGTTTGGACTTACCCATGATctaaaagagagaggaaaaaagtgTTTAGGGACGATTAGGAAGTTTTGAACTCGGTAGTAAATGAAGATCTCCAGATTCCCCAAAAGACAAATATCATTGCATTGAAAGAGCCAAAATATGCAATTGTTGAACCTTGAAAGAAAAGATGAGTGCTGTCAAATCTCTGAGCGGGACATTGTCACACATTGTAAGATTAAAACAAGCTCAAATTTAAGCTACAATCTGGAAATGAGCAGCACTGAGTCTCTTTTTAAACTTCTAAAAAAGAGGAAAGATACTTTATACGAcacgtattttttttatttataaccgAAAAAAATATTCTCTCAATATTTGACACTTCAACATAAAGACACTATCAGCACGCTGTCACTGTGAATTACGTAGATTTGTAAGGTAACAGATATATGTTTATTACTTTACTCACGTTAACACGCAGCTGCCTCACTAAAAACACGCTGGATCTCTGCTGGAATAACTTCCGGGTCGGCACAGTGGCAAGTGGCGCAGTTTGCCAGTTTGCCTTTAGATGGCAGTAAAGGCGGCACATCACTCAAAACCAACCAGGCGAAGTAGAGTTGTTGCGTCGTTGTCATGGTGATTGAAAACCGTCTTAATCTAGTTTTGAAGTGTTTTGTAAAGCCTTTTAAACACAGCGCCATGTCTggtaaacatattttaataaatataaagaTAGCTGTGTTATAATTGTATGTATCTTCACTTGTTAAACAACGCCACAtaaacttttaagttttttttttaattattatttatttatttatttagaaaagaTGCAAAGAGTGGAATTTAATAGAAATAATCTCTACTTGCTGTTGTTTATAGATAAAACAAAGGTTATCTTAATTTAATCTGGTTGGTCTTTGTTTCAGAGACTACAACATTTAAAATCTCTTACATTTTTCCAAATGGAGACAAATATGGTGAGTTATCTGTCAGCCTTTGACATCTCTGTGAATGTTCATATTTTAATATCCTGActctgtatgtgttgtgtttagaGGGAGAGTGCTCTCGTACCTCAGATGGTGTGGTAATAAGGAAAGGGTTTGGCATACATACTTCAGCCTCTGGAGTTACATACACTGGGGAATGGGAAAATGATAAGGTGTGTATTTGTGGAATATCATCTTTAAATAAGTAAAATAGTCGCATCAGCTCTGAAGCTCAGTGCTGG contains:
- the selenon gene encoding selenoprotein N, encoding MAADVDKTNPGEPKDEHEDRASPSGTPDRSRLKLTLFTLFMIAAVPVMGFCIKYYQDIQLVNRHEAALKALGADGLFFFSSLDTDHDLYLSSEEFKPIAEKLTGVAPPPEFDEETPHNPNGETLTLQATMQPLLLESMTKSKDGFLGVSHSSLSGLRSWKRTAVPSSTFYASQFKVFLPPSSKSAQGDTWWIVPSELNIFTGYLSNNRYHPPTPRGKEVLIHSLLSMFHPRPFVKSRFAPQGAVACIRAISDFYYDIVFRIHAEFQLNDVPDFPFWFTPGQFAGRIILSKDASHVRDFHLYVPNDKSLNVDMEWLYGASESSNMEVDIGYLPQMELRAAGPSTPSVIYDEQGNVIDSRGEGGEPIQFVFEEIVWSAEVSREEAARRLEVTMYPFKKVPYLPFSEAFSRAVAEKKLVHSILLWGALDDQSCUGSGRTLRETVLESSPVLALLNQSFVSSWSLVKELEDLQANEKNLGLSEKARLHLEKYTFPVEMMVALPNGTVVHHINANNFLDQTSMKPEEEEGPALSFSAGFEDPSTSTYIRFLQEGLEKAKSFLET
- the znf593 gene encoding zinc finger protein 593 → MGKSKQIGNHNNGKKKNIAKTWKTKRRTKDLDQIHADMIPENAAKLLKQDVDYDVTGCAQNYCLHCARYFVDLRSLKEHFKTKVHKRRLKQLREEPYTQAEAERAAGMGSYIQPKTVEVHTQQVEEEMD